The following coding sequences are from one Streptococcus sp. NPS 308 window:
- a CDS encoding lysophospholipid acyltransferase family protein, with amino-acid sequence MFYTYLRGLVMLILWSINGNAHYHNTDKIPSKDENYILVAPHRTWWDPVYMAFATKPKQFIFMAKKELFNNRIFGWWIRMCGAFPIDRENPSASAIKYPINVLKKSDRSLIMFPSGSRHSTDVKGGVALIAKMAKVRIMPVTYTGPMTLKGLVSRERVDMNFGNPIDISDIKKMNDEGIEMVADRIQAEFQRLDEETKQWHNDKKPNPLWWFVRIPALFLAVIVGILTIIFTFIASFIWNPDKKRESLG; translated from the coding sequence ATGTTTTATACTTATTTACGTGGACTAGTCATGCTAATTTTGTGGTCCATCAACGGCAATGCCCACTACCACAATACTGATAAAATCCCTAGTAAAGATGAAAACTATATCCTGGTCGCACCTCATCGTACCTGGTGGGATCCAGTTTACATGGCTTTTGCGACCAAACCAAAACAGTTCATCTTTATGGCTAAAAAAGAGCTTTTTAACAACCGCATCTTTGGCTGGTGGATTCGTATGTGTGGGGCCTTTCCTATCGACCGGGAAAATCCTAGCGCCTCTGCTATCAAATACCCTATCAATGTTCTCAAAAAAAGTGACCGTTCCCTTATCATGTTTCCTAGTGGTAGTCGCCACTCGACAGATGTCAAAGGCGGAGTTGCCTTGATTGCTAAAATGGCCAAGGTCCGTATCATGCCGGTTACCTACACCGGTCCCATGACCTTGAAGGGCTTGGTTAGCCGTGAACGTGTCGATATGAACTTTGGAAATCCAATCGATATCTCAGACATCAAGAAAATGAATGATGAAGGGATTGAAATGGTTGCAGACCGTATCCAAGCAGAATTCCAACGTTTGGACGAAGAAACCAAGCAATGGCACAATGATAAAAAACCAAATCCACTCTGGTGGTTTGTCCGTATCCCTGCCCTCTTCCTTGCTGTGATTGTTGGTATCCTAACGATTATCTTTACCTTCATCGCAAGCTTTATCTGGAATCCAGATAAGAAGAGAGAGTCTCTTGGTTAA
- a CDS encoding cation-translocating P-type ATPase has translation MDKNKIMGLTQREVKERQAQGLVNDFTASASTSTWQIIKRNVFTLFNALNFVIALALAFVQAWSNLVFFAVICFNAFSGIVTELRAKHMVDKLNLMTKEKVKTIREGQEIAINPEELVLGDVIRLSAGEQIPSDARVLEGFAEVNEAMLTGESDLVQKEVDALLLSGSFLASGAVLAQVHHVGAENYASKLMLEAKTVKPINSRIMKSLDKLAGFTGKIIIPFGLALLLEALILKGLPLKSSVVNTSTALLGMLPKGIALLTITSLLTAVIKLGLKKVLVQEMYSVETLARVDILCLDKTGTITQGKMQVEALLPLTEEYGEHAIASILTSYMAHSEDKNPTAQAIRQRFQGKVAYPMLSNLPFSSDRKWGAMELEGLGTVFLGAPEMLLDSEVPEAREALERGSRVLVLALSQEKLDHHKPHKPSDIQALALLEILDPIREGAAETLDYLRSQEVGLKIISGDNPVTVSSIAQKAGFADYQSYVDCSKITDEELMAMAEATAIFGRVSPHQKKLLIQTLKKAGHTTAMTGDGVNDILALREADCSIVMAEGDPATRQIANLVLLNSDFNDVPEILFEGRRVVNNIAHIAPIFLIKTIYSFLLAVICIASALLGRSEWILIFPFIPIQITMIDQFVEGFPPFVLTFERNIKPVEPNFLRRSMLRALPSALMVVFSVLFVKIFGASQGWSELEISTLLYYLLGSIGFLSVFRACMPFTLWRVLLIVWSVGGFLATALFPKIQKLLEISTLTGQTFPVYLVMMAVFTVIFILTSRYQARK, from the coding sequence ATGGATAAAAATAAGATAATGGGATTAACCCAAAGAGAAGTCAAGGAAAGACAGGCTCAAGGTTTGGTCAATGACTTTACCGCATCAGCCAGTACCAGTACTTGGCAAATCATCAAACGAAATGTTTTTACACTTTTTAACGCATTAAACTTTGTTATTGCCCTAGCGCTTGCCTTTGTGCAGGCTTGGAGCAATCTGGTCTTCTTTGCTGTTATCTGCTTTAACGCTTTTTCTGGAATTGTGACCGAACTACGTGCCAAGCACATGGTGGACAAGCTCAATCTCATGACCAAGGAAAAGGTCAAAACCATCCGTGAGGGTCAGGAAATTGCCATCAATCCAGAAGAATTGGTGCTGGGTGATGTGATTCGTCTGTCGGCTGGAGAGCAGATTCCTAGTGATGCGCGGGTTTTAGAAGGCTTTGCGGAAGTCAATGAAGCCATGTTGACGGGTGAGAGTGATTTGGTGCAAAAGGAAGTGGATGCCTTGCTTTTATCAGGGAGTTTCCTAGCCAGTGGCGCAGTTTTGGCTCAAGTCCACCATGTCGGGGCAGAAAACTATGCTTCCAAACTCATGCTGGAAGCTAAGACAGTGAAACCCATTAACTCCCGTATCATGAAATCGCTGGACAAGCTAGCTGGTTTTACTGGGAAGATTATCATTCCCTTTGGTCTGGCTCTCTTGCTAGAAGCCTTGATTTTAAAAGGCTTGCCTCTCAAGTCTTCTGTAGTGAATACTTCGACAGCACTTTTGGGTATGTTGCCCAAGGGAATCGCCCTTTTGACCATCACTTCGCTCTTGACTGCGGTGATCAAGCTGGGCTTGAAAAAGGTCTTGGTGCAGGAGATGTACTCTGTCGAGACCTTGGCGCGCGTGGATATTCTCTGTTTGGACAAGACGGGAACCATCACCCAAGGAAAGATGCAGGTGGAGGCCCTTCTTCCTTTGACCGAAGAGTATGGTGAGCATGCGATTGCCAGCATTCTGACCAGCTATATGGCCCATAGTGAGGATAAAAATCCTACAGCTCAAGCCATTCGCCAGCGTTTCCAAGGAAAGGTTGCCTACCCTATGCTTTCCAATCTTCCCTTCTCTAGCGACCGCAAGTGGGGAGCTATGGAGTTGGAAGGGCTAGGGACAGTTTTCTTAGGGGCGCCTGAGATGTTGTTGGACTCTGAAGTACCAGAAGCCAGAGAGGCCTTGGAACGAGGTTCTCGTGTCTTGGTCTTGGCTCTCAGTCAGGAAAAACTAGATCATCACAAACCACATAAACCATCTGATATTCAGGCTCTGGCCTTGCTGGAAATTTTGGACCCCATTCGAGAAGGAGCAGCAGAGACACTAGACTACCTCCGTTCTCAGGAAGTGGGCCTCAAAATCATTTCTGGGGACAATCCGGTCACTGTATCCAGCATTGCCCAGAAAGCTGGTTTTGCAGACTATCAAAGCTATGTAGATTGCTCAAAAATCACGGATGAGGAATTGATGGCCATGGCTGAGGCAACAGCCATTTTCGGACGGGTTTCTCCTCATCAAAAGAAACTACTGATCCAAACCCTGAAAAAAGCGGGTCATACAACGGCTATGACAGGGGACGGTGTCAATGATATTCTGGCCCTTCGTGAAGCAGACTGTTCGATTGTAATGGCAGAAGGAGATCCGGCAACACGTCAGATTGCCAATCTAGTTCTCTTGAACTCAGACTTTAATGATGTTCCTGAGATTCTATTTGAAGGTCGTCGGGTGGTTAATAACATTGCCCACATCGCTCCGATTTTCTTGATTAAGACCATTTATTCCTTCTTGCTTGCTGTCATCTGTATCGCCAGTGCTCTTCTAGGACGGTCTGAGTGGATTTTGATTTTCCCTTTCATTCCGATCCAGATTACCATGATCGACCAATTTGTGGAAGGTTTCCCGCCATTCGTTCTGACTTTTGAGCGAAATATTAAGCCTGTTGAGCCAAATTTCCTCAGAAGATCCATGCTTCGTGCCCTACCAAGTGCCCTTATGGTCGTCTTCAGTGTTCTTTTTGTCAAAATCTTTGGGGCTAGCCAAGGTTGGTCAGAGTTAGAAATCTCAACCCTACTTTATTATCTCCTTGGGTCTATCGGTTTCTTATCCGTATTTAGAGCCTGCATGCCATTTACCCTCTGGCGTGTGCTTTTGATTGTTTGGTCAGTAGGAGGCTTCCTGGCTACAGCTCTTTTCCCAAAAATCCAGAAACTGCTTGAAATTTCGACACTTACAGGACAAACATTCCCTGTTTACCTTGTCATGATGGCTGTCTTTACAGTGATATTTATCTTAACCAGTCGTTATCAAGCTAGAAAATAA
- a CDS encoding tRNA (adenine(22)-N(1))-methyltransferase encodes MISKRLELVASFVTQGAILLDVGSDHAYLPIELVERGQIERAIAGEVVEGPYQSAVKNVEAHGLKKKIQVRLANGLAAFEEADQVSVITIAGMGGRLIARILEEGLDKLANVERLILQPNNREDDLRIWLQDHGFQIVAESILEEAGKFYEILVVEAGEMYLSASDLRFGPFLSKEVSPVFVQKWQKEANKLEFALDQIPEKNREERQVLAHKIQAIKEVLHVSK; translated from the coding sequence ATGATTTCAAAGAGATTAGAATTGGTGGCGTCCTTTGTGACACAGGGGGCCATTTTACTAGATGTGGGGAGTGACCATGCTTATCTGCCTATCGAGTTGGTCGAGAGAGGCCAAATTGAGCGTGCTATTGCTGGTGAGGTGGTGGAAGGCCCCTACCAGTCTGCGGTCAAGAATGTTGAAGCTCACGGTCTAAAGAAGAAAATCCAAGTCCGTTTAGCCAATGGCTTGGCAGCTTTTGAAGAGGCAGACCAGGTATCGGTTATCACCATTGCTGGCATGGGAGGTCGTTTGATTGCTAGGATTTTAGAAGAGGGTTTGGACAAGTTAGCTAATGTAGAGCGTTTGATTCTTCAGCCAAATAATCGTGAAGACGACTTGCGCATCTGGCTACAAGACCACGGTTTTCAGATTGTAGCAGAAAGCATCCTAGAAGAAGCTGGCAAGTTTTATGAAATTCTAGTGGTGGAAGCTGGAGAGATGTACTTATCAGCAAGTGATCTTCGCTTTGGACCCTTCTTGTCCAAAGAGGTCAGTCCAGTATTTGTCCAAAAATGGCAAAAAGAAGCAAATAAGTTAGAGTTTGCTCTTGACCAAATCCCAGAGAAAAATCGAGAAGAACGTCAAGTTCTAGCTCATAAGATTCAAGCCATCAAGGAGGTGCTCCATGTTAGCAAGTGA
- a CDS encoding Nif3-like dinuclear metal center hexameric protein, translating to MLASEVIKRYEDFCPQEFSMEGDSRGLQIGTLDKDIQRVMVALDIREETVAEAIEKGVDLIIVKHAPIFRPIKDLVASRPQNQIYIDLIKHDIAVYVSHTNIDIVENGLNDWFCQMLGIEETTYLQETGPERGIGRIGDIQPQTYEEFASHVKQVFDLDNLRMVHYQESDLKKEISRVAICGGSGQSFYPDALEKGADVYITGDIYYHTAQDMLSDGLLALDPGHYIEILFVEKIADLLAQWKAEKDWTIDIIPSQASTNPFHHI from the coding sequence ATGTTAGCAAGTGAAGTGATTAAACGTTATGAAGATTTTTGTCCTCAGGAATTTTCCATGGAGGGAGACAGTCGTGGCCTGCAAATCGGTACTTTAGACAAGGATATCCAAAGGGTCATGGTTGCCCTTGATATTCGTGAAGAGACGGTGGCAGAGGCTATTGAAAAGGGTGTAGATTTGATTATCGTTAAGCACGCGCCGATTTTCCGTCCGATTAAGGATTTGGTAGCTAGCCGTCCACAAAATCAGATTTACATTGATTTGATTAAGCATGATATCGCAGTTTATGTCAGTCACACCAATATTGACATTGTCGAGAATGGCCTCAATGATTGGTTCTGTCAGATGTTAGGTATCGAGGAGACGACTTATCTCCAGGAAACAGGCCCAGAACGTGGGATTGGGCGTATTGGTGACATTCAACCTCAAACATATGAAGAATTCGCCAGTCATGTCAAGCAAGTATTTGACCTAGATAACCTTCGCATGGTGCATTATCAAGAGAGTGATTTGAAGAAGGAAATTTCAAGAGTTGCCATTTGCGGTGGTAGTGGTCAGTCTTTCTATCCTGATGCTTTGGAAAAGGGGGCGGATGTCTATATTACTGGTGACATCTACTACCATACTGCCCAGGACATGCTGTCTGATGGCTTGTTGGCGCTGGACCCGGGCCACTATATCGAAATTCTTTTTGTTGAAAAAATTGCTGATCTCCTTGCACAATGGAAGGCAGAAAAGGATTGGACCATTGATATCATACCTAGTCAAGCATCGACCAATCCTTTCCACCATATCTAG
- a CDS encoding NAD(P)/FAD-dependent oxidoreductase has protein sequence MKKVAIIGAGIVGATAAYYLFKEADLEVTVFDHGQGQATKAAAGIISPWFSKRRNKAWYKMARLGADFYVGLLADLEKSGQEIDFYQRSGVFLLKKDESKLEELYQLALQRREVSPLIGQLAILGQASANELFPCLQGFDRLLYASGGARVDGQLLVTRLLEASQVKLVKEKVSLTPVSSGYQIGEEVFDQVVLATGAWLGDILEPLGYEVDVRPQKGQLRDYQLTQDMESYPVVMPEGEWDLIPFAGGKLSLGATHENDMGFDLTVDETLLQQMEDAALPHYPALAEATIRGERVGVRAYTSDFSPFFGEVPDLAGVYAASGLGSSGLTTGPIIGYHLAQLIQDKELTLDPVNYPIANYVKQVKSE, from the coding sequence ATGAAAAAAGTTGCCATTATTGGAGCAGGGATTGTAGGGGCAACTGCTGCCTACTACCTCTTCAAAGAAGCAGATTTAGAGGTGACCGTTTTTGACCATGGACAGGGTCAGGCAACCAAGGCAGCAGCAGGAATTATCAGTCCTTGGTTTTCCAAACGCCGTAATAAAGCCTGGTACAAGATGGCACGCTTGGGGGCTGACTTTTATGTGGGTTTGTTGGCCGATTTAGAAAAGTCTGGCCAGGAAATTGACTTTTACCAACGTTCGGGAGTTTTTCTCTTGAAAAAGGATGAATCCAAGCTTGAAGAACTCTATCAACTAGCTCTCCAGCGTAGGGAAGTATCTCCCTTGATAGGCCAGTTAGCTATTCTGGGCCAAGCGTCTGCAAATGAATTATTCCCTTGCTTGCAGGGATTTGACCGCCTGCTCTATGCTTCTGGTGGAGCGAGAGTCGATGGCCAACTTTTAGTGACTCGTTTGCTAGAAGCCAGTCAAGTCAAGCTGGTCAAAGAAAAAGTGAGTCTGACTCCTGTATCATCAGGTTACCAGATTGGTGAAGAGGTATTCGACCAGGTTGTTTTGGCAACAGGAGCTTGGTTGGGGGACATTTTGGAGCCTTTAGGATATGAGGTAGATGTTCGTCCTCAGAAAGGGCAACTCCGAGATTATCAACTTACCCAAGATATGGAATCCTATCCTGTTGTCATGCCAGAAGGGGAGTGGGATTTGATTCCTTTTGCAGGTGGGAAATTGTCCTTAGGAGCTACCCATGAAAATGATATGGGATTTGACTTGACGGTAGATGAAACCTTGCTCCAACAAATGGAGGATGCGGCCTTGCCTCACTACCCAGCCTTGGCTGAAGCTACTATAAGAGGTGAGCGAGTAGGAGTCCGTGCCTATACCAGTGATTTCTCCCCTTTCTTTGGGGAAGTACCTGACTTAGCAGGTGTCTATGCGGCTAGTGGCCTAGGTTCATCAGGCCTCACAACTGGGCCTATCATTGGTTACCACTTAGCTCAACTGATCCAAGACAAGGAATTGACCTTGGACCCAGTAAACTATCCAATTGCAAACTATGTCAAACAAGTAAAAAGCGAATAA